ctattttaacagtatttattagtaaaaatacacaaaaataatatcaatgcaaatatacagataatatacgacatcaatactaaacctaaaagtgcgggtataataataatcaataagaaataagctctatcgttgtctaggggataatgaattgtccgatggaaatataaagttcacttcagttcatgcaggctgcggtagttgctgctcactgtgttgcaattgttggagggaaagagggagagagagagagtaacagctattgacttgctgactttccttttacgatcttgatccgtctccgtcctttagctagaccgttccgtggaggactcatcacccaggcaagtgtagacacacacacaagcccccaccggtctcgtagcatctctcctggtgcgtctgaggggtgttccccagatcctacttttatccccactcacagggtctcagatgtcaatcaggttgggatgatgcaatccctcaaccagaccactctggttgcccccgaggggtttcaatgaatataacagtactcaatacatgattccttctccaagagacaataacaGTAAtttctctctttgtcaataggagacattccaacctgtgctgtgcctctctctcataaatttgtgtgagctgtttatctctctcatttcctttgataaaagcatcggaatagtagcgatttgcgattctccaaagggggaggggggctttGGCGATTCTgtgcccttctgcccatcagagttgctcctcatttgtaacataggagaaaaggccgaattcactcaacctattctcataaggcatgctcctcaatccaggcaacatccttgtgaatctcctctgcaccatttctaagGTTTCCTCatcttttctgtagtgaggtgaccagaattgagcacagccctccaactggggtctgaccagggtcctatatagctgtaacattacgttTTGATTCTTAAACTCAataccatggttgatgaaggccaatgcactgtatgtcttcttaaccagacagtcaacctgcacagcagctttgagtgtcctatgaactcagaccccatgatccctctgatcctccacactgccaagtgtattatcattaatactatatttgacttaccaaagtgaaccacctcacatttatctgggttgaactccatctgccacttctcagcccagttttgcatcctatcaatgtccctctgttacctctgacagccctctacactatccacaacacccccaacctttgtgtcatcagcaaatttactaatccagccctccacttcctcatccaggtcatttatgaaaatcactaaGAGAAggggtcgcagaacagatccctgagccacaccactggtcaccgtcctccatgcaaaatatgacccataTACAACCACTCctggccttctgtgggcaagcaatTACatagcaaggtccccttggatcccactcctccttaatttctcaataagccttgcatgggataccttatcaaatgccttgctaaaatccatatacacaacatctactgctcttcctacaTCAatatgcttagtcacatcctcaaaaaattcaatcaggctcgtaaggcactacctacttttgacaaagtcatgctgactattcctaatcatattatgcctctccaaatgttcagaaatcctgcctctcaggatcttttccatcaccttaccaaccactgaagtcagactcactggtttataatttcctgggctatctctactcactttcttgaataagggaacaatatctgcaaccctccaatcctccagaacctctcccatccccattgatgatgcaaagatcattgccagaggatcagcaacctcctcccctcacctcccatagtagcctgggatacatcttgtCTGgtgccggtgacttatccaacttgatgctttccaaaagttccagcatatcctctttcttaatgactatatgctcaagcttttcaatctgctgtaagtcatccccacaatcaccaagatccttttccatggtgaatactgaagcaaagtattcattaagtatctctgctatctcctctggttttatacacacctttccactgtcacacttgatttgtcTTATTCTCTTATATCTtagcctcttgctcttcacatacttgtagaataccttggggattttccttaatcctgctcaccaaggccttctcatggccccttctggctctcctaacttcacttttaagctccttcctgctagccttattatcttttagatctctatcattacctcatCTTTTAACCTTATgttagcttttcttttcttcttgactagattttcaacagcattTGTACACCCTGGttcctaccattctttccctgtctcattgggacttacctatgcagaatgtcacgcaagtatcccctgaacatttgccatatttctgccatacatttccctgagaacatctgctcccagtttatgcttccaggctcctgcctgatagcttcatatttccccgtactccaattaaatgctttcataatttgtctgttcctattcctctccaatgctatggtaaaggagatagaattgtgatcactatctctaaaatgctgtcccactgagagacctgacacctgaccaggttcatttcccaataccagatcaagtacagtctctacttttgtaggtttatctacatattgtgtcaggaaaccttcctgaacacacctaacaaactccaccccatctaaaccccttgctctagggagatgctaatcaatatttgggaaattaaaatctctcaccacagcaaccctgttattgttacacctttccataatctgtctccctatctgctccttaaagtccctgttactattgggtggtctataaagaacacccagtagagttattgaccccttcctgtttctaacttccacccacagagactcagtaagcAATCCCTAcatgacttcctctttttctgcagctgtgacactaactctgatcagcagtgccaccccccatctcttttgcctccctccctgtctggtctgcaacatctaaagcctggtacttgaaatagccattcctgcccctgtaccatccaagtctctgtaatggccacaatacattaactccaagtactgatccacgctccaagctcatccgctttgttcatgatgcttcttgcatgaGAATAGAcaaatctcaaaccatcggtctgagcgcatccgttctctatcacctgcctatcctcccactcgcactgtctccaagctttctctatttgtgagccaacagccctttcctccgtctcttcagttcagttcccaccccacaGCAATTCTAATAGCCTTAGCAAATTTCCCTGCCAGGATACTTGtgccccttggattcaagtgcaacctgcccaaaagaggtcccaatgatccagaaatcagaatccctgccccctgctccaatccctcagccacgcatttaaccTCCACCTCACTATATTCTTTAACTCAcggtcacgtggcacaggcaataatcctgagattaccacctttgaggtcctgcttctcagcttcctttctaactccctgtagtctgttttcaggacctcctcccttttcctatccatgtcattggtacttacATGTACTGCAacctctggctattctccttcccacttcaagatatcatggACACGGTTAGAAACATCaatgaccctggcacctggaaggcaaactaccatctgtgtttctttcctacGTCCACAGAATCAGCTGTCtcaccccctaactatagagtccccttattactgctgccttcttcctttccctacctttctgagccacagggcaagactctgtgccagagctgtggccactgtcgcttcccccagggaGGCTgtcacccccaacagtactcaaacaggagtacttattgttaagggagacagcacaggggtactctctagtatctgcctcttgcccttccctctcctgactgtcacccacttatctgtctcccgaggccctggtgtgactacttgcctaaagctcctctctatcacctcctcactttccttgaccagatgaaggtcattgagctgcagctccagttccctaacccagtctctaaggagctgcaacttgatgcacctggtgcagatgtggccatcagggaggctgggagtctcccggacttcccacgtctgacacccagtacagaacaccggcctcacagacatacttcctgtttctattcttcaCAGGTAACCTACCTGGCCTCAACTCCTGTTgaaccaaagccctcctactccaTCACCCGCTTCTCCGACACCCGCTTtgtaaagctgtctccttttaaacttcaCACTGGTCTAACTCACTGACATCCGCGCGCCTGTGCAGTCATCCCTCGTCCTTCGTTTATGACTGGTACTTTGCTAACTGTAGTTGGTTTAAACGCTAATTCTTTGACTGAAGGGACAGAGAATTCCTTGGAACTGGAGAGGACTCAGCATCACCTTGAAAAGCGTGAACTATCCAGAGGACCCTGTGATGAAAACTGGTTTTATTATTCTCTTTTAAACTCCTGTTACCGGTTTTTCAGTGAAGAAAAGACATGGGAAGCAGCTGAGGTAAGTCCCTGGATTAAGTGATTTCTTTGGAAGTCCTGTGGAATATCGGTCTCTGCTGGTTCATTCCCATGAACTCACAGCACAGCCTCTAGTTGAGTTGTCTGTGATGAATCCCTATGTTCCAGGGAGTGTTTCACTGTAGCCATGGGCTCAGGTTTCTATCAGTTGGATCAAAGGGTGAAATATTTGGATTTTAGTAGAATCTACACATCCAGAAGTGGGTTTAGAAACTAATGATTTTGCAGTGGAAGTTCAAGTCACTTCTTTAATAATTTCATTgagctttttgaggatgtggcaaagctgactgatgaaggtagagctgtggttaATGTTTTACATTAGTGGTCACCAACTTTTTTAagtccaagatcccctacctcagcctttgtaaaaggcaagatcgaccccacatcaattagttacacacatgtgcaccggggcagaaaagaccggaagtaaaaccccacaacccggaagcaGAGATAATGTTTAAACACCGGAGGTACCCACTGtttttttgcactgcggaccggtctaatattgataatattcttgtggactggcCGATGGGGGCGGGGGGTGTGGCTAATCACgacgggaatacagcgatactcgcaGGTTCCTTAtttccagtctattccgcaatttagttttcgcggcTCTCAGCTTCTGTTCGGCTTGCTCACGTTTCTTCCTCTGAAAAAGCTCAGCGGGTtcatctttaagtgcagggtgcttggacacAAGGTACTGAAACTGTTTTGAgccattgcctcattagacagcctctgtgCCCGAACTCAGCCTCCTGCCCGCCCAccaccagacgccttggccaagggcagctggtcgtgggtggggtgagaggacaagttcAGAGCCAGAGGTCCCCAcagcggtcgcagtccggagcaAGTGGCCGACCGAGCGGGGCGTGCGACAGAGCACCCACCTGCCcacccttgtaggatctatcggccgacaaaagtttacTTCGGTAGATCGCAgcgcggtagctgctctgctacttacaaaatgCTGagtccgaattaggtcgtctgcgaatattttagcaccgggttccccatgaacattcggtgtggtgaacaggttcagaggcagcgctccaggccagtagcgacggcacttcccgccggccacacgAGGCCAACCAGCGATCCCTGGCGCGAGTGTGTCACTGCGTTTAGTCGCCTGATGACCTCGCatgtattcaagttcaacagtgtgcgtgacagggaatgaggaaagatgcagctgactcatattgtttcagcTGTGGGGACCAcagaagtacactgtgtagtgcaggaGAGCTACACGCttgtgcactgggcagaaagaacggaactaaaaccctgcaacccagaaacaatctctcaacagtatttgtgtatttatttttctttttttgggaTCATCCGGGGAAGTCTTACAGATCGACTGGTCAATCGCGATTGACAGGTTGGCGACTACTATTTTACATTGATTTTTGTcagtcatttgataaggtcctgcatgggatgCTCATCCAGAAGGTGAAAGTGAGTGAGATCTGTGGTGACCTGGctgcttggattcagaattgacttgcatGTAGATGAGAGAGTGTAGTAGTCAATGTATCTTATTCTGGATGGTATTCCCTGACTGATAGTGTTCCATTGTGAACTGTCCTGGGACATTCTACAGTTTGTGATGGATGTAAGTCACATGAATAAAAATTCATGGTGGGTGGGTTTTGTAAGTTCACAGACTGCAGAGAGTGAtagtgttgtggagagtgtgaaaGATTGCCAAAAAATATGGATCATTGTAGATATGGGTgaagaatggcagatgaagtttaatccagGCTGGTGCTGCACTTTAGGAGATCAAATGTGAAGGAACAGTACATGGTTAGTATTGGGGCCCTTGACAGCCATGATGTACAGATACTTCTTAGGATGTAAGTCCATAGCTCCCAGAAAATGGTTGCACAAGTTGATGGGAGATGAAGAAGGTGTAAGGCATGCTTGTTCTTATTAGTTGAGGCAATGAGTTCAAGAGACAGGAAGTTATATAGTTATTTTGCAGTGTTATTAAACTCTGGATAGGCCTTGTCTGGAAAATTTTATTCATTCTTGGTCTGCccattacaagaaggatgtggaggctttggaaaggagTCAGACAGGTTTATGAAGCTGTTGCCTACATTGGTGGTCCTGTGCTCTAAGGAGAGGTTTGAGAAATTAGGATTTTTATCTCTGGAGTGGTGATGACTAAGGAGAGTCTTGATGGAGTTTATATAAATATGaaatgcctagacagagtagacagctggTATCCTGTTCCCATGGTCAatgtgtctaataccagagggcaggtACAGTATTTTAGTTGAGGGGGAGTAACTTCAAAGGAGCTATGTGGGAACAAATTTTGACAAGGAAGTGGAGGGTGCCTGCAATGTGCTCTCTGCAGTGGTGGTGGCAGTAGATAGAATAGAGGTGCTTACGAGGCTCTTAGATAATCACATGAATATACAgagaatgaaaggatatgggctGGGTGCATTCAGAAGACATTATGTTAATTTGGCATTTTTGGCTTAATTAACCTCACAACATTATGGATCTGAAGGCCTGTTCTTCAGTTCTACTGTTATTTGTTCTGTCAGGTTGGGCAATTTACTGAACGGCCTGTAAGAGGACGAAAGACGCTGATTCTCACTGACAGAtaaattatttctttcatttaaaGGATTTCTGTGATCAAAAGTCATATTACGGACAGCTGGCTTCAGTGAATTCAGATGAACACAATGCTTTCATTTCTGAAGTAGTCGCTgccgtggagaagaataagccATGGGCTTGGATTGGCCTGAATGACATTTGCATGGTAAAGTTAACGATGAGGCTTTACACTACAGGATGTCATGACCCTGGCCAGACCAG
The genomic region above belongs to Hypanus sabinus isolate sHypSab1 chromosome 13, sHypSab1.hap1, whole genome shotgun sequence and contains:
- the LOC132403458 gene encoding alpha-N-acetylgalactosamine-specific lectin-like isoform X2, whose translation is MMLVWVLVMTVLLVSDVTGTENSLELERTQHHLEKRELSRGPCDENWFYYSLLNSCYRFFSEEKTWEAAEDFCDQKSYYGQLASVNSDEHNAFISEVVAAVEKNKPWAWIGLNDICMEGNFTWIDGTDYTYKDWDRGQPDDHDNEDCVHIHHGVNSPSKWNDYPCDEKLGFVCAYKFHSI
- the LOC132403458 gene encoding snaclec 1-like isoform X3; this translates as MQGTGRERERFERRNMMLVWVLVMTVLLVSDVTGTENSLELERTQHHLEKRELSRGPCDENWFYYSLLNSCYRFFSEEKTWEAAEDFCDQKSYYGQLASVNSDEHNAFISEVVAAVEKNKPWAWIGLNDICMEGNFTWIDGTDYTYKDWDRGPSKWNDYPCDEKLGFVCAYKFHSI
- the LOC132403458 gene encoding alpha-N-acetylgalactosamine-specific lectin-like isoform X1; its protein translation is MQGTGRERERFERRNMMLVWVLVMTVLLVSDVTGTENSLELERTQHHLEKRELSRGPCDENWFYYSLLNSCYRFFSEEKTWEAAEDFCDQKSYYGQLASVNSDEHNAFISEVVAAVEKNKPWAWIGLNDICMEGNFTWIDGTDYTYKDWDRGQPDDHDNEDCVHIHHGVNSPSKWNDYPCDEKLGFVCAYKFHSI